From the genome of Sander vitreus isolate 19-12246 unplaced genomic scaffold, sanVit1 ctg238_1, whole genome shotgun sequence, one region includes:
- the LOC144513387 gene encoding opsin-5-like, whose product MPVAAAAAGPAPWRNNSLVLGGGRDPPLSDHGDTIIGVYLLLLGWLSWFGNSIVLFVLYRQRATLQPTDYLTFNLAVSDASISVFGYSRGIIEVFNVFQSSDFIISFIWTCEVDGFFTLISGLSSILTLTAISITRYIKGCHPNRAHHITRTSVSVCLLLIWITAAFWAGAPLLGWASYKDRGYGTCEIDWAKASYVPAYRAYIISIFSSCFFLPVLVMLFCYVSIINTVKRGNAMAAGGELSDRQRKIERDVTIVSIVICTAFILAWSPYAVVSIWSAWGYHVPNLTSIFTRLFAKSASFYNPLIYFGLSSKFRKDVVVLLPCTPDAKDAVRLKRFRPKADARLRVPLNRTEKKYSPGNNPYPAPESPPATPPPVNKEEVFYINMPPPSESSTDFECDRL is encoded by the exons ATGCCCgttgctgccgctgctgcaggCCCCGCCCCCTGGAGGAACAACAGCCTGGTGCTGGGGGGAGGCCGGGACCCTCCCCTGTCTGACCATGGAGACACCATCATCGGAGTCTACCTGCTGCTGCTCG GGTGGCTGTCCTGGTTTGGAAACAGCATCGTCCTGTTCGTGTTGTACCGGCAGAGAGCCACGCTGCAGCCCACCGACTACCTGACCTTTAACCTCGCCGTCTCAGACGCCAGCATCTCTGTGTTCGGGTACTCCCGAGGCATCATCGAGGTCTTCAACGTGTTCCAGAGCAGCGACTTCATCATCTCCTTCATCTGGACCTGCGAG GTAGACGGGTTCTTCACGCTGATATCTGGTCTGAGCAGCATCCTCACGCTGACGGCGATCAGCATCACGCGCTACATCAAAGGCTGCCACCCcaacagag cccATCACATCACCCGGACcagtgtgtccgtctgtctgctCCTCATCTGGATCACAGCTGCATTCTGGGCCGGTGCGCCTCTGCTCGGCTGGGCCAGCTATAAAG ATCGGGGGTACGGGACCTGTGAGATCGACTGGGCCAAAGCCAGCTACGTGCCGGCCTACCGCGCCTACATCATCTCCATCTTCAGCAGCTGCTTCTTCCTGCCGGTGCTCGTCATGTTGTTCTGCTACGTCTCCATCATCAACACGGTGAAGAGAGGGAACGCCATGGCCGCCGGGGGGGAACTCTCTGACCGCCAGAGGAAGATCGAGAGAGACGTCACCATC GTTTCTATCGTGATCTGTACGGCGTTCATCCTGGCGTGGTCTCCGTACGCCGTGGTGTCCATCTGGTCGGCCTGGGGCTACCACGTGCCCAACCTCACCAGCATCTTCACGCGCCTCTTCGCCAAGTCCGCCAGCTTCTACAACCCGCTCATCTACTTCGGCCTCAGCTCCAAGTTCCGTAAAGACGTGGTCGTGCTGCTGCCGTGCACGCCCGACGCCAAAGACGCCGTGCGACTGAAGCGCTTCAGACCCAAAGCCGACGCCAGACTCAGAGTCCCGCTGAACCGCACCGAGAAGAAGTACTCGCCCGGCAACAACCCGTACCCGGCGCCAGAGAGCCCGCCCGCCACGCCACCACCAGTCAACAAGGAA GAAGTGTTCTACATCAACATGCCCCCCCCCTCGGAGAGCAGCACCGACTTTGAGTGTGACAGACTCTGA